One Curtobacterium sp. BH-2-1-1 genomic region harbors:
- the ppk2 gene encoding polyphosphate kinase 2, giving the protein MDKAQYSQPIREYIEQLRTEGYSVADGHTADPDLIDPYGNPVLTWRDDYPYDERLGREEYEYQKYHLQIELLKCQYWLEDTGQKAVVLFEGRDAAGKGGTIKRFTEHLNPRTSRVVALSKPSERERGEWYFQRYVQYLPSAGEMVLFDRSWYNRAGVERVMGFCSDDEYESFMTQVPQFERMLVDSGIHLTKFWFSVTRREQRTRFAIRQLDPVRRWKLSDIDLLSLDRWDEYTEAKTAMFARTSKRYAPWTIVRSNDKKRARLNAMRYFLTQFDYPDKAVDVIGRPDPLIVRRGKRDVDVE; this is encoded by the coding sequence GTGGACAAGGCCCAGTACTCGCAGCCCATCCGGGAGTACATCGAGCAGCTCCGGACCGAGGGCTACAGCGTCGCCGACGGGCACACCGCCGACCCGGACCTCATCGACCCGTACGGCAACCCGGTCCTGACCTGGCGCGACGACTACCCGTACGACGAACGCCTCGGCCGCGAGGAGTACGAATACCAGAAGTACCACCTGCAGATCGAGCTGCTGAAGTGCCAGTACTGGCTCGAGGACACCGGGCAGAAGGCCGTCGTGCTCTTCGAGGGTCGCGACGCCGCGGGCAAGGGCGGCACCATCAAGCGGTTCACGGAGCACCTCAACCCCCGGACCTCCCGCGTCGTCGCGCTGAGCAAGCCGAGCGAACGCGAGCGCGGGGAGTGGTACTTCCAGCGCTACGTGCAGTACCTGCCGTCGGCGGGCGAGATGGTCTTGTTCGACCGTTCCTGGTACAACCGCGCCGGTGTCGAGCGGGTGATGGGGTTCTGCTCCGACGACGAGTACGAGTCCTTCATGACGCAGGTGCCGCAGTTCGAGCGGATGCTCGTCGACTCCGGCATCCACCTCACGAAGTTCTGGTTCTCGGTCACCCGCCGCGAGCAGCGCACCCGGTTCGCGATCCGGCAGCTCGACCCCGTGCGGCGGTGGAAGCTGTCCGACATCGACCTGCTCTCGCTCGACCGGTGGGACGAGTACACCGAGGCGAAGACCGCCATGTTCGCCCGGACGAGCAAGCGGTACGCACCGTGGACGATCGTCCGGTCGAACGACAAGAAGCGCGCCCGCCTCAACGCGATGCGGTACTTCCTGACGCAGTTCGACTACCCGGACAAGGCGGTGGACGTGATCGGCCGGCCCGATCCACTCATCGTCCGGCGCGGGAAGCGGGACGTCGACGTGGAGTAG
- a CDS encoding endonuclease/exonuclease/phosphatase family protein, producing MSDSPLVGPRSAPDLHVLTLNVRRRVPHRRTDHPDAWTHRRDAVLELLGSESPHLAALQEVLPDQERWLTERLQPRWTAVLRGRGRRGDGERVGMLVDTDRLRVTGEQVRALSRRPERIGSRSWGTLFPRIAVGLQLEDRLTGTRFLAVSVHLDVASPLARRRSAELLVRWADEAGLPVVVLGDANAPADSAPHRVLTDAGFADTWTTAASHASEQWGTHLGYRAPRRGGRRIDWILARGADGVRAAVSAAAVSTRRPSGVWPSDHAAVQAVLRWEAA from the coding sequence GTGAGCGACTCCCCGCTCGTCGGGCCGCGGTCCGCCCCGGACCTGCACGTCCTGACCCTCAACGTCCGCCGACGCGTCCCGCACCGTCGGACCGACCACCCCGACGCCTGGACGCACCGCCGCGATGCCGTGCTCGAGCTGCTCGGGTCCGAGTCCCCGCACCTCGCCGCCCTGCAGGAGGTCCTGCCCGACCAGGAGCGCTGGCTCACGGAGCGGTTGCAGCCCCGGTGGACCGCGGTGCTCCGGGGTCGCGGGCGCCGTGGCGACGGGGAGCGCGTCGGGATGCTGGTCGACACCGACCGTCTGCGGGTCACCGGTGAGCAGGTCCGGGCGCTGTCCCGCCGGCCGGAGCGGATCGGGAGCCGGTCGTGGGGCACCCTGTTCCCCCGGATCGCCGTCGGCCTCCAGCTCGAGGACCGCCTCACCGGCACGCGCTTCCTCGCCGTGTCCGTGCACCTCGACGTCGCATCGCCCCTGGCACGCCGTCGGTCGGCGGAGCTCCTCGTCCGGTGGGCGGACGAGGCCGGGCTCCCGGTCGTCGTGCTCGGCGACGCGAACGCCCCCGCCGACAGTGCTCCGCACCGGGTCCTCACCGACGCGGGGTTCGCGGACACCTGGACGACGGCGGCCTCGCACGCGTCCGAGCAGTGGGGCACGCACTTGGGCTACCGCGCTCCCCGGCGGGGCGGACGCCGGATCGACTGGATCCTGGCCCGCGGTGCCGACGGGGTGCGTGCCGCCGTGTCGGCGGCGGCCGTGTCGACGCGCCGACCGAGCGGGGTGTGGCCGTCCGACCACGCCGCCGTGCAGGCCGTGCTCCGGTGGGAGGCAGCGTGA
- a CDS encoding carboxymuconolactone decarboxylase family protein: MPANPAAQREHAQLFPDHTSALAETDPGFAASFADFALDETLRDVAITRHDRLLVQLGATIAVGAHTEFAVLLEAALANEVTPVEAKEVVYQAVAYVGFARTVDFLTITDDALVARGVALPLPDQRTTDPETRLARGREVQGRIVGADRVDRMYDAASPDTVHFQRFLSGNCFGDTVARGGLGLRTRELVTFAMLVALGGADAQVRGHVAGNLAVGNHRRDLLDVLTVLVPFIGYPRTLNGLAVVDDAAPATDR; this comes from the coding sequence ATGCCAGCGAACCCAGCAGCCCAGCGCGAGCACGCCCAGCTCTTCCCGGACCACACCTCGGCCCTCGCCGAGACCGACCCGGGGTTCGCGGCGTCCTTCGCCGACTTCGCCCTCGACGAGACCCTGCGCGACGTCGCGATCACCCGGCACGACCGACTCCTCGTCCAGCTCGGCGCGACGATCGCCGTCGGTGCGCACACCGAGTTCGCCGTCCTCCTCGAAGCCGCGCTCGCGAACGAGGTCACCCCCGTCGAGGCGAAGGAGGTCGTGTACCAGGCCGTCGCCTACGTCGGCTTCGCCCGCACCGTCGACTTCCTCACGATCACCGACGACGCGCTCGTCGCCCGCGGCGTCGCGCTCCCCCTGCCTGATCAGCGCACGACCGACCCCGAGACGCGACTGGCCCGCGGGCGCGAGGTGCAGGGACGGATCGTCGGCGCCGACCGGGTCGACCGGATGTACGACGCCGCGTCGCCCGACACGGTGCACTTCCAGCGGTTCCTCTCCGGCAACTGCTTCGGCGACACGGTGGCCCGCGGCGGGCTGGGCCTCCGGACCCGCGAGCTCGTCACCTTCGCGATGCTCGTCGCGCTCGGTGGCGCCGACGCGCAGGTCCGCGGGCACGTCGCCGGCAACCTCGCCGTCGGCAACCACCGCCGGGACCTGCTCGACGTGCTCACCGTCCTGGTGCCGTTCATCGGGTACCCCCGCACCCTCAACGGACTCGCGGTCGTCGACGACGCGGCGCCCGCGACGGACCGCTGA
- a CDS encoding serine hydrolase, whose amino-acid sequence MRAATDLLDALVRHVDATGFAAHGIHVLVGDDAAEHHWTPDVRREVHSVAKGVAVLATGIAADDGLVDVDVPVSTLLPAVRFGAGTDAITLRHLLTMTSGVDMPWSETELTDWPDLAAEFLGRPSRGRVFQYANASTYTAMRVLETRVGDVGAFVARRLFDPLGIEDVPWARCPSGYVAGGEGLALRTGELARIGRLVRDRGESAGRRIVSARWCDAMHTDWVERDGTGPGYERYAMAGWDGPGRLWRLHGAYGQMLLFDGDTVVTVTADDHFGADVFAAVVATELESEERADRA is encoded by the coding sequence GTGCGCGCCGCGACCGACCTCCTCGACGCCCTCGTCCGTCACGTCGACGCCACCGGCTTCGCCGCCCACGGCATCCACGTCCTCGTCGGGGACGACGCCGCCGAGCACCACTGGACGCCCGACGTCCGGCGCGAGGTCCACTCCGTGGCCAAGGGGGTCGCGGTCCTCGCCACCGGGATCGCCGCCGATGACGGACTCGTCGACGTGGACGTCCCGGTGTCGACCCTCCTGCCCGCCGTCCGCTTCGGGGCGGGCACGGACGCGATCACGCTCCGGCACCTGCTCACCATGACGAGCGGTGTCGACATGCCGTGGTCCGAGACGGAGCTCACCGACTGGCCGGACCTCGCGGCCGAGTTCCTCGGTCGCCCCTCGCGCGGCCGGGTGTTCCAGTACGCGAACGCGAGCACGTACACGGCGATGCGGGTCCTCGAGACCCGGGTCGGCGACGTCGGCGCGTTCGTCGCCCGGCGGTTGTTCGACCCGCTCGGCATCGAGGACGTGCCGTGGGCACGCTGCCCGAGCGGGTACGTCGCCGGCGGCGAGGGTCTGGCGCTGCGCACCGGCGAACTCGCACGGATCGGCCGACTGGTGCGCGACCGCGGAGAGTCCGCGGGGCGACGCATCGTGAGCGCACGCTGGTGCGACGCGATGCACACCGACTGGGTTGAGCGCGACGGCACGGGCCCCGGCTACGAGCGGTACGCGATGGCGGGGTGGGACGGCCCCGGCCGACTCTGGCGGCTGCACGGCGCGTACGGGCAGATGCTGCTCTTCGACGGCGACACGGTCGTCACCGTGACGGCGGACGACCACTTCGGAGCGGACGTCTTCGCGGCGGTCGTCGCGACGGAGCTGGAGTCGGAGGAACGGGCCGACCGGGCCTGA
- a CDS encoding alpha/beta fold hydrolase: MPGSPTIVLVHGAFADASSWAPVTRVLLDQGHHVLVPPVFNRSLSGDAAYIRSFVEQIDGPVLLAGHSYGGAILTVAGVAENVIGLVFVAAYALEEGESLGALQGGFPDSDLAANLVYAPYPVDGGEPGTDVSVAVDAFPAVFADGLALDEAQVLAVSQRPLSAVAFGEPASAAAWKTKPSWGIVSSADHTINPDVERFGYQRAGVREVVEIDAPHLVMQTHPAEVAAVITTALAAVS; encoded by the coding sequence ATGCCCGGATCACCCACCATCGTCCTCGTCCACGGAGCGTTCGCCGACGCCTCCAGCTGGGCCCCCGTCACGAGGGTCCTCCTCGACCAGGGCCACCACGTCCTCGTCCCGCCCGTCTTCAACCGCAGCCTCTCCGGCGACGCGGCCTACATCCGGTCCTTCGTCGAGCAGATCGACGGACCGGTCCTGCTCGCCGGGCACTCGTACGGCGGCGCGATCCTGACCGTGGCCGGTGTCGCCGAGAACGTCATCGGGCTCGTCTTCGTCGCCGCGTACGCGCTCGAGGAGGGCGAGAGCCTCGGTGCCCTGCAGGGCGGCTTCCCGGACAGCGACCTCGCCGCGAACCTCGTGTACGCGCCCTACCCCGTGGACGGCGGCGAGCCCGGCACGGACGTCTCCGTCGCCGTCGACGCCTTCCCCGCCGTCTTCGCGGACGGGCTCGCACTGGACGAGGCGCAGGTGCTCGCGGTGTCGCAACGTCCGCTCTCCGCCGTCGCGTTCGGCGAGCCGGCATCGGCGGCCGCGTGGAAGACCAAGCCGTCCTGGGGCATCGTCTCCAGCGCCGACCACACCATCAACCCCGACGTCGAGCGCTTCGGGTACCAGCGCGCCGGCGTCCGCGAGGTCGTCGAGATCGACGCCCCCCACCTCGTGATGCAGACCCACCCCGCCGAGGTCGCCGCGGTCATCACCACCGCCCTCGCCGCGGTCAGCTGA
- a CDS encoding AAA family ATPase: MTMAQPVIGREREGSALRDALRDVHDGGSAFVIDGEAGIGKSTLVADLVRHATDLGVRRLSTAGTLAESAEPYAALHLLLYPLRSGIADLPAPQRRALEVAFGLATGIQPSPLLAGLAALTLVSDAASEGPILVVAEDLHWMDAASEWAIRMMARRVDQDPIVMVITTRKTETADDPAVRRLHLTPLDESDAGRLLDAVPGAPMGQARRDLVLRAEGNPLALHELSRTTPGDRSRDRPVVGRVEQEFAARYAELDHPVRLAILAVALSGGTGAEEAARVAARTLGRFPPPTWTEQASASSLLEWVAPRAIRFRHPLVQSAVLTAASPTERTAVLRSLVLEHDHDPARTVWWRAELATGHDDDLADEIAAIGDERSAMSDPFVASRAYERSAELTSDVARRVGRRILAAEHAGLSGRLADASLLVQRACDEAPDRLLAARAAFVAETLPTGRTGLAVGDLGPALHAVSEMQQGGGVDHATAALLHLAAIAWDHTAEPDPGDPMLVVVEALALPDDDPRSILLAARTEPVVRGDRVLERALAAAPTAEDEGSAWYLGYALNLVGEIETARVLLDRAVRSMRARGDLRTFPQALMGTSMTTFLGGDLARARVLAEEASSLGRDLGDDGFTAATRCALAWFDALDGKQPDPERIAGGTAAGAQVLRSSAMRATLLGAAGAASLVSGRAAEALESVRALADPDHDAFNPTFAVITSHDFVDAALESGNRADAEQRAADLERLHARWHAPIVRAARDHARLALVPDADLEPAWASVQHERWPVPYVQARALLRLGGRLRRAGRRDTARAALHAALELFESMPAPAWADRTRDAIRATGQRVAAAGHGGVELLTPQELRVCTLAARGLSNRAIGEHLFVSPRTVGAHLYAAFQKLGISARQELAAALAAGSSGD; this comes from the coding sequence ATGACGATGGCGCAGCCCGTCATCGGGCGCGAGCGGGAGGGCTCCGCCCTGCGGGACGCCCTCCGCGACGTCCACGACGGCGGCTCCGCGTTCGTCATCGACGGTGAGGCCGGGATCGGCAAGTCGACGCTGGTCGCCGACCTGGTCCGCCACGCGACCGACCTCGGCGTCCGACGGCTCTCGACCGCGGGGACCCTCGCCGAGTCGGCCGAGCCCTACGCCGCGCTCCACCTGCTCCTGTACCCGTTGCGCAGCGGGATCGCCGACCTGCCCGCGCCGCAGCGTCGTGCGCTCGAGGTCGCGTTCGGTCTCGCGACGGGGATCCAGCCCTCGCCGCTGCTCGCCGGGCTGGCGGCGCTGACGCTGGTCTCCGACGCCGCCTCGGAGGGCCCGATCCTGGTCGTCGCCGAGGACCTGCACTGGATGGACGCCGCGTCCGAGTGGGCGATCCGGATGATGGCCCGGCGGGTCGACCAGGACCCGATCGTCATGGTGATCACGACCCGGAAGACCGAGACCGCGGACGACCCCGCGGTCCGGCGCCTCCACCTGACGCCGCTCGACGAGTCGGACGCCGGCCGCCTGCTCGACGCCGTCCCCGGGGCGCCGATGGGCCAGGCGCGACGTGACCTGGTGCTCCGCGCCGAGGGGAACCCGCTCGCGCTGCACGAACTCAGCCGCACGACACCGGGGGACCGGAGCCGTGACCGTCCCGTGGTGGGCCGGGTGGAGCAGGAGTTCGCCGCGCGGTACGCGGAGCTGGACCACCCCGTCCGGCTGGCCATCCTCGCCGTCGCCCTGTCCGGCGGTACCGGCGCCGAGGAGGCCGCGCGGGTGGCCGCCCGGACGCTCGGGAGGTTCCCGCCGCCGACGTGGACGGAGCAGGCCTCGGCGTCGTCGCTGCTCGAGTGGGTGGCGCCCCGCGCGATCCGGTTCCGGCACCCGCTCGTGCAGTCGGCGGTCCTCACCGCCGCGTCGCCGACGGAGCGCACCGCGGTCCTGCGTTCCCTGGTCCTCGAGCACGACCACGACCCCGCGCGCACGGTCTGGTGGCGGGCCGAACTGGCGACCGGCCACGACGACGACCTCGCGGACGAGATCGCCGCGATCGGCGACGAGCGATCGGCGATGTCCGATCCGTTCGTCGCGAGCCGGGCGTACGAGCGCTCGGCCGAGCTGACCTCGGACGTCGCCCGACGCGTCGGCCGGCGGATCCTCGCGGCGGAGCACGCCGGGCTGTCCGGACGGCTCGCGGACGCCTCGCTCCTGGTGCAGCGAGCGTGCGACGAGGCACCCGACCGGCTCCTCGCAGCACGCGCGGCCTTCGTCGCCGAGACCCTGCCCACCGGTCGGACCGGGCTCGCGGTGGGCGACCTCGGGCCAGCCCTGCACGCCGTCTCCGAGATGCAGCAGGGCGGCGGGGTCGACCACGCCACCGCGGCGCTGCTGCACCTCGCCGCGATCGCCTGGGACCACACCGCCGAACCGGACCCCGGCGACCCGATGCTCGTCGTGGTCGAGGCGCTCGCCCTGCCGGACGACGACCCCCGCTCGATCCTGCTCGCGGCCCGGACCGAGCCGGTGGTGCGTGGCGACCGTGTGCTGGAACGCGCGCTCGCCGCCGCACCGACCGCCGAGGACGAGGGCTCCGCCTGGTACCTCGGGTACGCGCTCAACCTCGTCGGGGAGATCGAGACGGCACGCGTCCTCCTCGACCGTGCCGTCCGGAGCATGCGGGCGCGTGGCGACCTGCGCACCTTCCCGCAGGCGCTCATGGGGACCTCGATGACCACGTTCCTCGGTGGGGACCTCGCGCGGGCGCGGGTCCTCGCCGAGGAGGCCTCCTCGCTCGGACGGGACCTCGGCGACGACGGCTTCACCGCCGCGACCCGGTGCGCGCTCGCGTGGTTCGACGCCCTCGACGGCAAGCAGCCGGACCCCGAGCGGATCGCGGGCGGGACGGCTGCCGGGGCGCAGGTGCTCCGGTCGAGTGCGATGCGCGCGACCCTGCTCGGCGCCGCGGGGGCGGCGTCCCTGGTGTCCGGTCGCGCGGCCGAGGCACTCGAATCCGTCCGGGCACTGGCCGATCCGGACCACGACGCGTTCAACCCGACGTTCGCCGTCATCACCTCGCACGACTTCGTCGACGCCGCATTGGAGTCGGGCAACCGGGCCGATGCCGAGCAGCGGGCCGCGGACCTCGAGCGGCTCCACGCCCGCTGGCACGCGCCGATCGTCCGCGCCGCCCGCGACCACGCGCGGCTCGCACTCGTCCCCGACGCCGACCTCGAACCGGCGTGGGCGTCCGTGCAGCACGAACGGTGGCCGGTGCCGTACGTGCAGGCCCGTGCACTGCTCCGCCTCGGCGGCCGCCTGCGCCGGGCGGGTCGGCGGGACACCGCCCGCGCCGCCCTGCACGCCGCCCTCGAGCTGTTCGAGTCGATGCCCGCGCCGGCGTGGGCGGACCGGACCCGTGACGCCATCCGGGCGACCGGGCAGCGGGTGGCAGCGGCGGGGCACGGCGGCGTCGAACTGCTCACGCCCCAGGAGCTCCGGGTCTGCACGCTCGCGGCACGAGGACTGAGCAACCGGGCCATCGGCGAGCACCTGTTCGTCTCCCCGCGGACGGTGGGGGCCCACCTGTACGCCGCGTTCCAGAAGCTCGGGATCTCGGCCCGGCAGGAACTCGCCGCGGCCCTGGCGGCCGGCTCGTCCGGCGACTAG
- a CDS encoding glycosyltransferase family 2 protein codes for MRRPDTVTVVVPVLDDADQLRRCLAALARQTRLPDEVVVVDNGSSDDSVAVASQAGARVLHEPVRAIAAAASRGYDAATGTLIARLDSDSCPGPDWLERALRHFDDDRVVAVTGPGEFRGLGRLERAFWHVAYMRAYFALMTAALWRPPLFGSNLVIRRRAWEAVRSRVHRYDADVHDDVDLSVQLDPAWPVVLDRSLVMSVSGEPVRDLPGLVVRTRKALRTLALGGFRILPVVRAVRRCWATPRAVPGAVVERVPGPDVVEPLEEVPAS; via the coding sequence ATGCGCCGCCCCGACACCGTCACCGTCGTCGTGCCGGTCCTCGACGACGCGGACCAGCTCCGCCGGTGCCTCGCGGCGTTGGCTCGCCAGACGCGGCTGCCCGACGAGGTGGTCGTCGTCGACAACGGCAGTTCGGACGACAGCGTGGCCGTCGCTTCCCAGGCCGGTGCCCGTGTGCTGCACGAACCCGTCCGGGCGATCGCCGCGGCGGCGTCCCGGGGCTACGACGCGGCGACGGGCACCCTGATCGCCCGGCTGGACTCGGACTCCTGCCCGGGTCCGGACTGGCTCGAGCGGGCGCTCCGGCACTTCGACGACGACCGCGTCGTGGCGGTGACCGGACCGGGCGAGTTCCGCGGGCTCGGTCGTCTGGAGCGGGCGTTCTGGCACGTGGCGTACATGCGCGCCTACTTCGCCCTGATGACGGCGGCGCTGTGGCGGCCGCCGTTGTTCGGTTCGAACCTGGTCATCCGACGCCGCGCCTGGGAGGCCGTCCGGTCCCGCGTGCACCGGTACGACGCCGACGTCCACGACGACGTCGACCTGTCCGTGCAGCTCGATCCCGCGTGGCCGGTGGTGCTCGACCGTTCCCTCGTGATGTCCGTGTCGGGCGAGCCCGTCCGCGACCTGCCCGGCCTCGTCGTGCGCACGCGGAAGGCGCTCCGGACACTGGCGCTCGGCGGGTTCCGGATCCTGCCGGTCGTCCGGGCCGTGCGGCGCTGCTGGGCGACGCCCCGTGCCGTGCCCGGTGCCGTGGTCGAGCGCGTCCCCGGACCGGACGTCGTGGAGCCGCTCGAGGAGGTGCCGGCGTCGTGA
- a CDS encoding alpha/beta fold hydrolase encodes MGYVTTDDGAEIYFKDWGSHDAQPIVFHHGWPLSSDDWDAQMLYFLAEGYRVIASDRRGHGRSSQIGTGHDMDHYASDVSAVVEHLDLHDAIHIGHSTGGGQVARYVAQYGQPQGRVAKAVLVAAVPPLMVTTEANPDGTDISVFDGFREALAANRAEFFQAVASGPFYGFNRDGATPSEPVIANWWRQGMTGSALAHLEGIKAFSETDQTEDLRAITVPVLVLQGDDDQVVPYRDASLKQAELLSDATLKIYEGYPHGMLTTHADVVNPDILAFLRS; translated from the coding sequence ATGGGATACGTGACCACCGACGACGGTGCAGAGATCTACTTCAAGGACTGGGGGAGCCACGACGCGCAGCCGATCGTGTTCCACCACGGCTGGCCGCTGTCCTCGGACGACTGGGACGCGCAGATGCTGTACTTCCTGGCCGAGGGCTACCGCGTCATCGCCAGTGACCGCCGCGGCCACGGACGCTCGTCGCAGATCGGCACCGGCCACGACATGGACCACTACGCGAGCGACGTCTCCGCCGTGGTCGAACACCTCGACCTGCACGACGCGATCCACATCGGCCACTCGACCGGTGGCGGCCAGGTCGCCCGGTACGTCGCCCAGTACGGCCAGCCGCAGGGCCGAGTCGCCAAGGCCGTCCTCGTCGCGGCGGTGCCGCCGCTCATGGTCACGACCGAGGCGAACCCCGACGGCACCGACATCTCGGTCTTCGACGGGTTCCGCGAGGCGCTCGCCGCCAACCGTGCCGAGTTCTTCCAGGCCGTCGCCTCCGGCCCGTTCTACGGCTTCAACCGTGACGGTGCGACGCCGTCGGAGCCGGTCATCGCGAACTGGTGGCGTCAGGGCATGACGGGCAGCGCCCTCGCGCACCTCGAGGGCATCAAGGCGTTCTCGGAGACCGACCAGACGGAGGACCTCAGGGCCATCACCGTTCCCGTCCTCGTCCTGCAGGGCGACGACGACCAGGTCGTGCCGTACCGGGACGCGTCGCTGAAGCAGGCGGAGCTCCTCAGCGATGCCACGCTCAAGATCTACGAGGGGTACCCGCACGGCATGTTGACGACCCACGCCGACGTCGTCAACCCGGACATCCTCGCGTTCCTCCGGAGCTGA
- a CDS encoding potassium transporter Kup — translation MTSVTETRSQTPTIETSDDAGTHGPAKGIAALALAALGVVFGDIGTSPLYALRTVFTIDGGIVQANQEDVYGVISMMFWSITIIVSIKYVLVLMRADNNGEGGVMALAALARRLYAKRRGGATIFLVIGIVGVSLFYGDSVITPAVSVLSAVEGLQTAAPSVGHLIVPIAAVILVVLFAVQRVGTGKVGNLFGPVMLLWFVVIAAAGVPHILAHPGVLQGLSPTWAIAFLIAHPYITFVAMGAVVLVITGAEALYADMGHFGRTPILRAWFFVVFPALVLNYLGQASLVLNQPGAAKDPFFLLFPSALQIPVVILATMATVIASQAVISGAFSLSRQAVQLGLLPPLTIRQTSRQEGGQIYLPAVNLLLFIGVMAVMLAFRSSASLATAYGVSVTGALVVDTLLLLLVVKPLWHWKTWKLVVAAVAFGGLELTFLAGNLSKILHGGWVPLLIALAVITLMTTWRRGRQLVQEERKEREGSLADFIEKINTKGIPRVQGVAIFPHPNKETTPLALRANVEHNHVVHRTVVIVSVITANVPHVPHAKAFFRDDLGYEDDGIDHITIKFGFSDDQDLPKALHAACLAEVLDVDPEEMANASYFISRGALRPVAGNRGMVGWRKKLFVGLAHNAADPAARFGLPAHRTVTMGSDVEI, via the coding sequence GTGACGAGCGTGACCGAGACCCGCTCTCAGACCCCGACGATCGAGACCTCCGACGACGCCGGCACCCACGGCCCCGCGAAGGGCATCGCCGCCCTCGCCCTGGCCGCCCTCGGCGTCGTCTTCGGCGACATCGGCACGAGCCCGCTGTACGCGCTGCGCACCGTGTTCACGATCGACGGCGGCATCGTGCAGGCCAACCAGGAGGACGTCTACGGCGTGATCTCGATGATGTTCTGGAGCATCACGATCATCGTCTCGATCAAGTACGTCCTCGTGCTCATGCGCGCCGACAACAACGGCGAGGGCGGGGTGATGGCGCTCGCCGCACTCGCCCGACGCCTCTACGCGAAGCGCCGCGGGGGAGCCACGATCTTCCTCGTCATCGGGATCGTCGGCGTCTCGCTGTTCTACGGCGACTCCGTCATCACCCCGGCGGTGTCCGTGCTCTCGGCCGTCGAGGGTCTGCAGACCGCCGCCCCGAGCGTCGGCCACCTCATCGTGCCGATCGCGGCGGTCATCCTCGTGGTGCTGTTCGCGGTGCAGCGGGTCGGCACGGGCAAGGTCGGCAACCTGTTCGGCCCCGTGATGCTGCTCTGGTTCGTCGTCATCGCCGCCGCCGGCGTGCCGCACATCCTGGCGCACCCGGGCGTCCTGCAGGGGCTCTCGCCCACGTGGGCCATCGCGTTCCTCATCGCGCACCCGTACATCACGTTCGTCGCGATGGGCGCGGTCGTGCTGGTCATCACCGGCGCCGAGGCCCTCTACGCCGACATGGGCCACTTCGGGCGGACGCCGATCCTCCGCGCCTGGTTCTTCGTCGTCTTCCCGGCCCTCGTGCTGAACTACCTCGGCCAGGCGTCGCTGGTGCTCAACCAGCCGGGGGCGGCGAAGGACCCCTTCTTCCTGCTCTTCCCGAGCGCGTTGCAGATCCCGGTCGTGATCCTCGCGACGATGGCCACCGTCATCGCGAGCCAGGCGGTCATCTCCGGGGCGTTCTCGCTGAGCCGCCAGGCCGTGCAGCTCGGCCTGCTGCCGCCGCTCACCATCCGGCAGACCTCCCGACAGGAGGGCGGCCAGATCTACCTGCCGGCCGTCAACCTCCTGCTGTTCATCGGCGTGATGGCCGTCATGCTCGCGTTCCGTTCCTCGGCGAGCCTCGCCACCGCGTACGGGGTCTCCGTCACCGGTGCGCTCGTCGTCGACACGCTCCTGCTGCTGCTCGTGGTGAAGCCGCTGTGGCACTGGAAGACGTGGAAGCTCGTCGTCGCCGCGGTGGCGTTCGGCGGGCTCGAGCTGACGTTCCTCGCCGGCAACCTGTCGAAGATCCTGCACGGCGGATGGGTCCCGCTGCTGATCGCGCTCGCGGTGATCACGCTCATGACCACGTGGCGTCGTGGCCGGCAGCTCGTGCAGGAGGAGCGCAAGGAGCGCGAGGGGTCCCTCGCCGACTTCATCGAGAAGATCAACACGAAGGGCATCCCGCGCGTGCAGGGTGTCGCGATCTTCCCGCACCCCAACAAGGAGACGACGCCGCTGGCGCTCCGGGCGAACGTCGAGCACAACCACGTGGTGCACCGGACGGTCGTCATCGTGTCCGTCATCACCGCGAACGTGCCCCACGTGCCGCACGCCAAGGCCTTCTTCCGTGACGACCTCGGCTACGAGGACGACGGCATCGACCACATCACGATCAAGTTCGGCTTCTCGGACGACCAGGACCTGCCGAAGGCCCTGCACGCGGCCTGCCTGGCCGAGGTGCTCGACGTCGACCCCGAGGAGATGGCGAACGCGTCGTACTTCATCTCGCGCGGCGCACTCCGCCCGGTGGCGGGGAACCGGGGCATGGTCGGCTGGCGCAAGAAGCTCTTCGTCGGGCTGGCGCACAACGCCGCCGACCCGGCCGCCCGCTTCGGGCTGCCGGCGCACCGCACCGTGACGATGGGCAGCGACGTCGAGATCTGA